In one window of Candidatus Deferrimicrobiaceae bacterium DNA:
- the hemW gene encoding radical SAM family heme chaperone HemW, whose product MFGIYVHVPFCLRKCGYCDFYSEAGCGEPEMDRYVDRLLREAELLCSAYPHLKDSAADTIFFGGGTPTALGADRLLVLLASLRRTFRVTGSAEVTVEANPGTVTLESLTVLRRGGFNRLSLGVQSFHPETLELLGRIHGAGEIRDAIRDARRAGIRNVGIDLIFGIPSQTVVEWGYDLHMAETFLPEHLSAYALTPEAGTPLGDALAAGALTMPDETTIAEMYELARRTLSTAGYVQYETSNFARPGRESRHNRKYWRRDEVAALGPAAHGLLFPPGGRAPYGIATESPRSTADWGRNIDADKAPWRETVRSADDAWVEALIAGLREIEGVDLSEIIRRDGPMPAAQRNAVDRLVAAGKLHRDVDRIRIPENMLFLANELLADLV is encoded by the coding sequence ATGTTCGGAATCTACGTCCACGTCCCGTTCTGTCTCCGCAAGTGCGGCTACTGCGACTTTTACTCCGAGGCCGGATGCGGGGAGCCGGAGATGGACCGTTACGTCGACCGGCTCCTCCGCGAGGCTGAACTGCTGTGCTCCGCCTATCCGCACCTGAAGGACTCGGCGGCGGACACGATCTTCTTCGGCGGCGGGACGCCGACGGCGCTGGGGGCCGATCGGCTCCTCGTGCTGCTTGCCTCCCTGCGGCGCACTTTCCGCGTCACGGGCAGCGCCGAGGTGACGGTCGAGGCGAACCCGGGCACGGTCACGCTCGAGTCGCTGACGGTGCTCCGACGGGGGGGCTTCAACCGGCTGAGCCTGGGCGTCCAGTCGTTTCACCCCGAAACGCTCGAGCTGCTGGGGCGGATACACGGCGCCGGCGAGATCCGGGATGCGATCCGCGACGCCCGCCGCGCCGGCATCCGGAACGTCGGCATCGACCTTATCTTCGGCATCCCGTCGCAGACGGTCGTCGAGTGGGGATACGACCTCCACATGGCCGAGACGTTCCTGCCTGAGCATCTTTCCGCCTACGCGCTCACGCCGGAGGCCGGGACGCCGCTGGGCGACGCGCTTGCCGCCGGGGCGCTCACGATGCCCGACGAAACGACGATCGCCGAGATGTACGAGCTGGCCCGCCGCACCTTGTCGACCGCCGGGTACGTGCAATACGAGACGTCCAATTTCGCGCGGCCGGGCCGGGAATCGCGTCACAACCGGAAATACTGGCGCCGCGATGAGGTCGCAGCGCTGGGCCCCGCCGCCCACGGCCTGCTCTTTCCGCCCGGCGGACGCGCGCCGTACGGCATCGCGACGGAAAGCCCGCGAAGCACGGCCGATTGGGGGCGGAACATCGACGCGGACAAGGCGCCCTGGCGGGAGACGGTCCGCAGCGCCGACGATGCCTGGGTCGAGGCGTTGATCGCGGGGCTGCGGGAAATCGAGGGCGTCGACCTCTCGGAGATCATCCGTCGAGACGGCCCGATGCCCGCGGCGCAACGGAACGCCGTCGACCGGCTTGTCGCCGCCGGGAAGCTGCACCGAGACGTGGACCGAATCCGGATTCCGGAGAACATGCTGTTTTTGGCGAACGAGCTTCTCGCGGATCTGGTCTAG
- a CDS encoding phosphatase PAP2 family protein, producing the protein MIARCRCVVLCLALMVPFGTLPSLADDSGFATRVAGAVRSDFEGFYLEKENLTRLGIGLAAGAVLANTSADREIREFDQERLRGHATNSASKIAKIPGTALVTGPVYIGAYGAGYLLGNKTVETWAMRSARATLVGAPAGLVLQPLLGGDRPESGESHWRPFKADHGVSGHAFIGGVPLITAARMTDDPYLKTAFYGLSALPGLSRINDDAHYFSQAALGWFLAYLSCDVVANGKDVEDGRVAYALVPFPGGIGVTARY; encoded by the coding sequence ATGATCGCCCGATGTCGATGCGTCGTTTTGTGCCTGGCACTGATGGTCCCCTTCGGGACGTTACCGTCCCTCGCCGACGACTCCGGGTTCGCCACGCGCGTGGCCGGGGCGGTCCGGTCCGATTTCGAAGGCTTCTATCTCGAGAAGGAAAACCTGACGCGCCTGGGAATCGGCCTCGCGGCCGGTGCCGTCCTCGCCAACACCAGCGCCGACCGGGAGATCCGCGAGTTCGACCAGGAACGACTCCGGGGGCACGCTACCAACAGCGCCTCGAAGATCGCCAAGATCCCCGGGACGGCGCTCGTCACCGGCCCGGTGTACATCGGCGCCTACGGCGCAGGGTACCTGCTCGGCAACAAGACGGTGGAAACGTGGGCCATGCGCTCGGCGCGCGCCACGCTGGTCGGGGCGCCTGCCGGCCTGGTGCTGCAGCCGTTACTGGGCGGCGACCGCCCCGAATCCGGCGAATCGCATTGGCGGCCGTTCAAGGCGGACCACGGCGTGTCGGGGCACGCGTTCATCGGGGGGGTTCCGCTGATCACCGCGGCGCGCATGACGGACGACCCTTACCTGAAAACGGCATTCTACGGGCTGTCCGCGCTGCCCGGACTGTCCCGCATCAACGACGATGCCCACTATTTCTCGCAGGCGGCGCTGGGCTGGTTTTTGGCTTATCTGAGCTGCGACGTGGTCGCTAATGGTAAGGATGTCGAGGACGGGAGGGTCGCCTACGCCTTGGTGCCATTTCCGGGAGGCATCGGAGTGACCGCCCGATATTGA
- a CDS encoding HD domain-containing phosphohydrolase — MSQPIDRHPASPSPFFRPPGIRVKLVGFLMPLIVLLVAGMAVAVMTITNHSVRADLLQRGVAASRIVALSARWSLMSGDNAAVYNLAVETRRSAPDIEYVAIIDTAGRIIGHNDPRELGHPFRPSTRVAQLGGFVETQADDVQRDGKDLIEFSTAILHRGVKIGLVSIGFSKQTLVDAQRKVRNSITAVALGVLALALLGAMALSSLITTPIKRLTAAIKVISVGKTFHRIPVTSSDEFGELLRSFNRMAVTILSQQDRLKGYASQLEAAYLGMVRVVAASIEARDPYTIGHSTRVAQLSCALGKRLGMGEEELGHLEKAALFHDVGKIGMPDEVLLKEERLSMGELDVMRRHPIEGAAILGMAPFLDRYVAIVGAHHEWYDGTGYPYGRKDSEIPVHAQIIALADAYDAMTTTRPYRQALTNDQAIESLREYRGTQFSPVLTDLFVKLLIESPPVPEPDWKGMAL; from the coding sequence ATGAGCCAACCGATCGATCGACATCCGGCCTCACCCTCTCCATTTTTCCGACCGCCCGGCATCCGGGTCAAGCTGGTCGGCTTCCTCATGCCGTTGATCGTCCTGCTGGTCGCCGGGATGGCCGTAGCCGTCATGACGATCACCAACCACTCGGTCCGCGCAGACTTGCTCCAGCGCGGCGTCGCCGCCTCCCGCATCGTCGCGCTCTCGGCGCGCTGGTCGCTCATGTCCGGCGACAACGCGGCCGTCTACAACCTGGCCGTCGAGACCCGGCGCAGCGCGCCGGACATCGAATACGTCGCCATCATCGACACCGCGGGCAGGATCATCGGCCACAACGACCCACGGGAACTCGGCCATCCCTTCCGGCCCTCGACCCGCGTCGCCCAGCTGGGCGGGTTCGTCGAGACGCAGGCCGACGATGTCCAGCGCGACGGGAAGGATCTGATCGAGTTCTCGACAGCCATCCTCCATCGCGGGGTGAAGATCGGTCTCGTCTCCATCGGTTTCTCCAAGCAGACGCTCGTCGACGCACAGCGCAAAGTGCGCAATTCGATCACGGCCGTCGCCCTCGGCGTGCTGGCGCTCGCGCTGCTGGGCGCCATGGCGCTGTCCTCGCTCATCACGACCCCGATCAAGCGACTTACGGCGGCCATCAAAGTGATCTCGGTCGGGAAGACCTTCCACCGGATTCCCGTCACCAGTTCCGACGAGTTCGGCGAGCTGCTCCGCAGCTTCAACCGGATGGCCGTGACGATCCTGTCGCAACAGGACCGGCTCAAGGGATACGCGAGCCAGCTCGAGGCGGCCTACCTGGGGATGGTGCGCGTCGTGGCGGCATCCATCGAGGCGCGCGACCCATACACCATCGGCCACTCCACGCGCGTGGCGCAGCTGTCCTGCGCCCTCGGGAAACGGCTCGGGATGGGGGAAGAAGAGCTGGGGCACCTGGAGAAGGCGGCGCTGTTCCACGACGTGGGCAAGATCGGCATGCCCGACGAAGTCCTGCTGAAAGAGGAGCGGCTGTCGATGGGAGAGCTGGACGTGATGCGCCGCCATCCGATCGAGGGCGCCGCGATCCTGGGAATGGCGCCGTTCCTCGACCGCTACGTGGCCATCGTAGGCGCCCACCACGAATGGTACGACGGCACCGGCTATCCGTACGGGCGAAAGGATTCCGAGATCCCGGTCCACGCCCAGATCATTGCGCTTGCCGACGCCTACGACGCGATGACGACCACCCGTCCTTACCGTCAGGCGCTCACCAACGATCAGGCGATCGAGTCGCTCCGGGAGTACCGCGGCACGCAGTTCTCGCCCGTCCTGACCGACCTGTTCGTCAAGCTGCTGATCGAATCGCCCCCGGTTCCGGAGCCCGACTGGAAGGGAATGGCGCTATAG
- a CDS encoding CARDB domain-containing protein — MIFPRIRAVKTRLLSLSSCLFFLALSGVAAAQWPMPQHDAQHTGQAGVAGPHAPVEKWRLQAPGIPDPYMPGPGFTAGTAIGPDGTIYAGGMDGKAYAIDPVTGTVKHSVDNVFICCGAPAIGPDGTVYFCGNGTTAFTPDLKTVKWRYPVGMCCGSLTVGPDGTLYIGTGELHAVNPNGTARWIFNAYSAPIDGSPVFEGPAVSPGGDTVYAATRNGLYAIDAATGAIRWNHPISNTAGASVSVGPNGNIYVLSDNRILSVSPDGILVEAISLGSGKQAVSMALSYPLPPAIPGASFNMLATVYDVTVNEWGTPMFSGRGELYSIALDAQFNPGPVQWIRPLEGGIPGDMSAVPNANKPLVDVHGVIYLGTTVYDNSVSGPGANIGTHLYAFSPQGDPLFDHYAPGKGYSDTRLLSLDNTGTLYQLADGALVAYAAGQPADLSVSFLWAMPDPVRTGDFLTYTAMVNNSGPASASGVTLSDTLPAGTTFDAAWPSQGICSGQPGSPDVTCVFGDIPAGSGASVSVQVRISATGGSLTNTASVSGSFQDPNPWNNSATVTSQVLPAETERWCSITATPDPVKVGETLTYTIPVENRGPSTATGVKVTDRLPPEVSFLSVSSGQGTCAFDPASSTVTCSPGEMPVGRGIIVTIKVRLDTYPVGGILGNYVVVSGNEPDPNPYDDRADVGTKVLAEGIDLVASMAGSLSAQARRGTSLPVTITVSNQGSLPAASSAVRFYFSANTTRDGADKASKTSLKVPALASGAAFAGTVSVEIPSGLAPGSYYLIACADGSGAVPESNEGNNCAVSAIPVRVLK; from the coding sequence TTGATCTTTCCGAGGATTCGCGCCGTAAAGACTCGCCTTCTGTCGTTGTCGTCATGCCTGTTTTTCCTCGCGTTGTCCGGCGTTGCAGCCGCGCAGTGGCCGATGCCCCAGCACGACGCCCAGCACACCGGCCAGGCCGGCGTCGCCGGGCCGCACGCGCCCGTCGAGAAGTGGCGCCTGCAGGCTCCGGGCATCCCGGACCCCTATATGCCCGGCCCGGGCTTCACCGCCGGCACGGCGATCGGCCCTGACGGGACGATCTACGCGGGCGGCATGGACGGAAAGGCCTATGCGATCGATCCGGTGACCGGCACGGTCAAGCACTCCGTCGACAACGTTTTCATCTGTTGCGGCGCCCCTGCGATCGGTCCCGACGGGACGGTTTATTTCTGCGGGAACGGCACCACGGCGTTCACCCCCGACTTGAAAACGGTCAAGTGGCGATATCCCGTCGGCATGTGCTGCGGCTCGCTGACCGTCGGCCCCGACGGGACGCTCTACATCGGCACCGGCGAGCTGCACGCGGTCAATCCCAACGGCACCGCCCGATGGATCTTCAACGCCTACAGCGCGCCTATCGACGGCAGCCCGGTCTTTGAAGGCCCCGCGGTCAGCCCGGGCGGGGATACGGTTTACGCGGCCACGAGGAACGGCCTTTACGCGATCGACGCCGCCACGGGCGCGATTCGCTGGAATCACCCGATCAGCAACACGGCCGGCGCGTCCGTCTCGGTCGGGCCGAACGGCAACATCTACGTCCTTTCCGACAACCGGATCCTCTCGGTGTCCCCCGACGGAATTCTGGTCGAGGCGATTTCCCTCGGCTCCGGCAAGCAGGCGGTCTCGATGGCGCTTTCCTACCCCCTGCCGCCCGCCATCCCCGGGGCATCCTTCAACATGCTGGCCACGGTGTACGACGTGACCGTAAACGAGTGGGGGACCCCGATGTTCTCCGGCCGCGGCGAGCTGTATTCGATCGCGCTCGACGCGCAATTCAACCCGGGGCCGGTCCAGTGGATCCGGCCTCTCGAGGGCGGCATCCCCGGCGACATGTCCGCCGTCCCCAATGCCAACAAGCCGCTCGTCGACGTGCACGGGGTGATCTACCTGGGCACGACGGTCTACGACAACAGCGTTTCCGGCCCGGGCGCCAACATCGGGACCCACCTGTACGCCTTCTCTCCCCAGGGCGATCCGCTCTTCGACCATTACGCTCCTGGAAAGGGATACTCCGACACTCGCCTGCTCTCCCTCGACAATACAGGGACGCTGTACCAGCTTGCGGACGGGGCGCTGGTCGCCTACGCTGCCGGCCAGCCCGCCGACCTCTCGGTATCTTTCCTCTGGGCCATGCCCGATCCGGTCCGGACCGGCGATTTCCTCACCTACACCGCCATGGTGAACAACAGCGGGCCCGCCTCCGCCTCCGGCGTGACACTCTCGGATACCCTCCCCGCAGGTACGACTTTCGACGCCGCCTGGCCGAGCCAGGGGATATGCAGCGGGCAGCCGGGATCGCCCGACGTCACGTGCGTCTTCGGAGACATTCCCGCCGGTTCGGGAGCCTCCGTGTCCGTACAGGTCCGGATCTCCGCCACGGGCGGGTCCCTGACCAACACGGCATCCGTCTCCGGATCCTTCCAGGACCCGAATCCCTGGAACAACTCGGCCACGGTCACGTCCCAGGTGTTGCCCGCGGAAACCGAGCGGTGGTGCTCGATCACGGCGACCCCCGATCCGGTGAAGGTGGGCGAGACGCTGACCTATACCATTCCCGTGGAAAACCGCGGTCCCTCGACCGCGACCGGCGTGAAGGTCACGGACCGGCTGCCCCCGGAGGTGTCCTTCCTCTCCGTCTCCTCGGGGCAAGGGACGTGCGCCTTCGATCCCGCTTCCTCCACCGTGACATGCTCCCCGGGCGAGATGCCGGTGGGCCGGGGCATCATCGTGACCATCAAGGTCCGCCTCGACACCTATCCCGTCGGCGGGATCCTGGGTAACTACGTGGTCGTGAGCGGCAACGAGCCCGATCCGAATCCCTATGACGATCGGGCCGACGTCGGCACCAAGGTGCTGGCGGAAGGCATCGACCTGGTGGCGAGCATGGCCGGGTCCCTGTCGGCGCAGGCCCGCCGGGGGACCAGTCTCCCGGTTACGATCACGGTCTCGAACCAAGGAAGCCTCCCCGCCGCCTCGTCCGCCGTCCGCTTCTACTTCTCCGCCAATACGACCCGGGATGGCGCGGACAAAGCCTCGAAGACCTCCCTCAAGGTGCCCGCGCTGGCTTCGGGAGCCGCATTTGCGGGAACGGTCTCGGTCGAGATCCCCTCGGGCCTTGCTCCGGGGTCCTACTACCTGATCGCCTGCGCCGACGGGTCCGGGGCCGTACCGGAGAGCAACGAGGGCAACAACTGCGCGGTATCGGCGATCCCGGTCAGGGTCTTGAAGTGA
- a CDS encoding ABC-F family ATP-binding cassette domain-containing protein, with protein MLTVTNLSKSYGRQTLFEAASFQIAPGERVGLVGRNGHGKSTLFKIILDQEEADEGQVTFPAGYRIGHLAQHLHFKHKTVLAEAASALPPNEFGIDETYKAKAILNGLGFTEQDFDRAPKEFSGGYQVRLNLARVLLSDPNLLLLDEPTNYLDILSIRWLKRFLCAWKGALMIITHDRDFMDSVTTHTMVIHRCRVRKLPGGTEKLYAQILMEEEIHEQTRQNDEKKRSQEEAFINRFRAQATKAKQVQSRIKLLAKHERLEKLADIRDLDFRFTEAPFTGKFMMEVSNLSFGYDPKHPLIEGLSFPVAKGDRIAVVGPNGRGKTTLLRLLEGELAPLSGMVRPSQNLKVGYFGQTNVDRLSPQLTVEEEVRQANPTLTRTQVRTLCGCLMFERDSAEKKISVLSGGEKSRVLLGRILATPVNLLLLDEPTNHLDQDTVDAFIEAVMAFEGAVVIVTHVERVLSAVATKLVVFDGGKVDLFDGSYAEFLDRVGWVEERDAVGLAKGKKGVKEAKEVKAAPREPQGNPKEARRQRAEIVARRAKELAPLRKSIEAIEHEIEALEAQIARDDEAMIAASMKNDGPAVRTLSASNSAARERIEMRFEELSELEAQMNERERALDTEIGAGGA; from the coding sequence TCGTATGGCCGCCAGACCCTGTTCGAAGCCGCATCCTTCCAGATCGCCCCCGGCGAACGGGTGGGGCTCGTCGGCCGCAACGGGCACGGCAAGTCCACGCTGTTCAAGATCATCCTCGACCAGGAAGAAGCCGACGAGGGGCAGGTGACCTTCCCGGCCGGCTACCGGATCGGCCATCTGGCCCAGCACCTGCACTTCAAGCACAAGACGGTCCTCGCCGAAGCGGCATCCGCCCTGCCGCCAAACGAGTTCGGCATCGACGAGACATACAAGGCCAAGGCCATTCTTAACGGCCTGGGATTCACGGAGCAGGATTTCGACCGCGCCCCGAAGGAATTCTCCGGCGGCTACCAGGTGCGGCTGAACCTCGCCCGCGTCCTTTTGTCCGACCCGAACCTGCTGCTGCTGGACGAGCCGACCAACTACCTCGACATCCTCTCGATCCGCTGGCTGAAACGGTTCCTGTGCGCCTGGAAGGGCGCGCTCATGATCATCACCCACGACCGCGACTTCATGGACAGCGTGACGACGCACACGATGGTGATCCACCGCTGCCGCGTCCGGAAGCTGCCGGGCGGCACCGAGAAGCTTTACGCGCAGATCCTGATGGAAGAAGAGATCCACGAGCAGACGCGGCAGAACGACGAGAAGAAGCGGTCGCAGGAAGAGGCGTTCATCAACCGCTTCCGGGCGCAGGCGACCAAGGCCAAGCAGGTGCAGTCGCGCATCAAGCTGCTGGCCAAGCACGAGCGGCTCGAAAAGCTGGCGGATATCCGGGATCTCGATTTCCGCTTCACCGAGGCGCCGTTCACGGGCAAGTTCATGATGGAGGTGAGCAACCTCTCCTTCGGATACGACCCGAAGCATCCGCTGATCGAAGGGCTGTCGTTTCCCGTGGCCAAGGGTGACCGGATCGCGGTCGTCGGTCCCAACGGGCGCGGCAAGACGACGTTGTTGCGGCTGCTCGAGGGCGAGCTGGCGCCGCTATCGGGCATGGTGAGGCCGTCGCAGAACCTCAAGGTGGGCTACTTCGGGCAGACCAACGTCGACCGGCTTTCCCCGCAGCTCACCGTCGAGGAAGAGGTCCGTCAGGCGAACCCGACACTCACGCGGACGCAGGTGCGCACGCTCTGCGGATGCCTGATGTTCGAGCGCGACTCGGCCGAGAAGAAGATCTCCGTGCTCTCGGGCGGCGAGAAGAGCCGGGTGCTGCTGGGGCGGATCCTCGCGACGCCGGTCAATCTGCTGCTCCTTGACGAGCCGACGAACCACCTCGACCAGGACACGGTCGACGCCTTCATCGAGGCGGTGATGGCGTTCGAGGGGGCGGTCGTCATCGTCACCCACGTCGAGCGGGTGCTTTCCGCGGTCGCGACGAAGCTGGTGGTGTTCGACGGCGGCAAGGTCGACCTGTTCGACGGAAGCTATGCCGAGTTCCTCGATCGGGTCGGCTGGGTGGAAGAGCGCGATGCCGTCGGACTGGCGAAGGGGAAGAAGGGAGTCAAGGAAGCCAAGGAAGTCAAGGCGGCGCCGCGCGAGCCGCAGGGCAACCCGAAGGAGGCGCGGCGGCAGCGGGCCGAGATCGTGGCGCGCCGGGCGAAGGAGTTGGCTCCCTTGCGCAAGTCGATCGAGGCGATCGAGCACGAGATCGAGGCGCTCGAGGCGCAGATCGCCCGCGACGACGAGGCGATGATCGCGGCTTCCATGAAGAACGACGGCCCCGCGGTCCGCACGCTGTCGGCCTCGAACTCCGCGGCGCGCGAACGGATCGAGATGCGGTTCGAGGAGCTGTCGGAGCTCGAGGCGCAGATGAACGAGCGCGAGCGGGCTCTCGACACCGAGATCGGCGCAGGCGGCGCATAG
- a CDS encoding O-acetyl-ADP-ribose deacetylase — MATFELVQGDITKIAVDAIVNAANSGLKGGGGVDGAIHRAAGPGLLAECFQMNGCPTGEARLTAGYDLPAKFVIHAVGPRWRGGEHGEAGLLASAYKSSMALAKENGVRSIAFPAISCGIYGYPLDAAARLAVDMVRRCAAGMPTLEKAVFVCFDDKTMEAYRNALEG, encoded by the coding sequence ATGGCGACATTCGAGTTGGTCCAGGGAGATATCACGAAGATTGCCGTCGATGCGATCGTCAATGCGGCGAACAGCGGGCTCAAGGGGGGCGGAGGCGTCGACGGTGCGATCCACCGGGCCGCGGGGCCCGGGCTTCTCGCCGAATGCTTCCAGATGAACGGCTGCCCGACGGGCGAAGCGCGGTTGACGGCGGGGTACGACCTCCCGGCGAAGTTCGTGATCCACGCGGTGGGGCCGCGATGGCGCGGCGGGGAGCACGGCGAGGCGGGACTGCTCGCGTCGGCCTACAAGTCGTCGATGGCGCTAGCGAAAGAAAACGGCGTGCGATCGATCGCCTTTCCGGCGATCAGCTGCGGCATCTACGGCTACCCGCTCGACGCGGCGGCCCGCCTCGCAGTCGACATGGTGCGACGGTGCGCCGCCGGGATGCCGACGCTGGAAAAGGCCGTGTTCGTATGCTTCGACGATAAAACCATGGAAGCCTACCGGAACGCACTGGAGGGATAA